A window from Hemicordylus capensis ecotype Gifberg chromosome 2, rHemCap1.1.pri, whole genome shotgun sequence encodes these proteins:
- the LOC128342161 gene encoding zinc finger BED domain-containing protein 4-like: MLVSHGRDPAHLGTTPMWRHIERHHPGLRGQAGSASAPCASATRAGSGSVPASRQATLPVQRWTQSSGSQRIVRVDHHHLTRLIGEMISTDDQPFQVVENNGFRRILQYLAPEYVIPSRTTFSRNVVPSLYRRCRELVSAELRAAPAGTSVHFTTDLWTSVSGMHASFLALIAHWWGPESEGTSAGDASGSGAAPTALRHRWAVLHVETMDTRHTTEEVAAVLDRQIEEWIGGCPHLSRGFIVTDNGANVTAAVETVMDCVNIRCMAHTLHLTVRDALGLKELKASQEKGARPIPAAVAATATLVDKSRKLAAHFHRSEKSRRLLRQKQDDLGLPRHLIPTDVETRWNSTFLLFQRLLEQERALVALARDESLDVCDFSNAEWKQMSEAVSALEPFQLATKGLCGDTTPLSQALPTAVGLEKLMGGLHISLTTPEGRALAGRLRSGVDKRLVDVLGDREEYVLACLCHPALKGNAVSADELPRWRGILVEKVREKEAARARRDQGVGSGVGAALAAQPAPSSSMGGQPASASPSPPSSQSSSAASQAAPSQQPLATDSRSAQWFQRFCYGAMPGMREARPARPPSSAEQCVAQYLEEPVEGDGVDCAQFWASRRQVWPDLAVVAVRLLSCPPTSVQSERVFSRAGDVVTPSRSRLDPGLVEQLVFLKVNLPLLGYPKLEFEPGE; encoded by the coding sequence atgcttgtcagccatggaagggaccctgcgcacctgggtacgacgcctatgtggagacacatagagcgtcaccacccaggtctcaggggacaggctggcagcgctagtgcgccttgtgcatctgccactagggcgggcagcggcagtgtgccagccagcaggcaggctacactgcccgtccagcggtggacgcagtcctcgggcagccagcgtattgttcgcgtggaccatcatcacctcacccgcctcataggggagatgatttccaccgatgaccagccgtttcaggtggtcgagaacaacggcttccgccggattctccaatacctggctcccgaatacgtcatcccctcaaggaccacattcagccggaacgtggtcccctccctgtaccgccggtgcagggagctcgtgtcggctgagctgcgtgcagctccggccgggacaagcgtgcatttcacgactgacctctggaccagtgtcagtgggatgcacgcttctttcctggccctcattgcccactggtggggaccggagagtgaggggacctccgcgggcgatgcttccgggtccggcgcggctcccactgcactacggcacaggtgggccgtcctgcacgtggagacgatggacacgaggcacaccacggaggaggtggcggccgtactcgaccgccagatagaggagtggattggcgggtgtccacacctctcccgcggcttcattgtcaccgacaatggagccaacgttaccgccgctgtcgagacagtcatggactgtgtgaacatacggtgtatggcacacacgctccatctgaccgtcagggacgcccttggccttaaggagctgaaggcgtcccaggagaagggggcccgccccatcccagctgctgttgctgccacggccacgcttgtggataagtctcgcaagctggccgcccacttccaccgcagcgagaagtccaggagactgcttcgccagaagcaggatgaccttggccttcctcgccatctcatccctacggatgtggagacacggtggaactccaccttcctcctgttccagcgcctgttggagcaggagagagcccttgtcgccctggcgagggacgagtccttggatgtctgcgacttctcgaacgcagagtggaagcagatgtccgaggcggtgtcggcactcgagcccttccagcttgccacgaagggcttgtgtggcgacaccactcccttgagccaggcgctgcccacagctgttggtctcgagaagctgatgggtggactccatatctctctgaccacgccagagggtcgtgctctggctgggaggctgaggtctggggttgacaagcggctcgttgatgtgctgggagacagggaggagtatgtcctcgcttgtctctgtcacccagccctcaagggcaatgccgtgagtgccgacgaattgcccaggtggaggggcatcctggtcgagaaggttagggagaaggaggccgctagggcccgcagagaccagggtgttggtagtggtgtgggggcagccctcgcggcccaacccgcacccagcagcagcatgggcggccagccggcgtcagcttccccttcccctccctcttcccagtccagcagcgcggcatcccaggcggcgccatcgcagcagccacttgctaccgactcaagatccgcccagtggtttcagcggttctgctatggcgccatgcctggtatgcgggaggctcgacctgccaggcccccctccagtgctgagcaatgcgttgcgcagtacttggaggagcctgtggagggagatggcgtggactgcgcacagttctgggcgagccgccgccaagtctggccagacctggcggtggtggctgtgcgcctcctctcctgccccccaaccagtgtccagagcgagcgggtgttttcacgtgccggggacgtggtgacaccctctcgctcccgcttggaccctggtctggtggagcagctggtcttccttaaggtgaacctccccctgttgggctaccccaagctggagtttgagccgggcgagtga